The following proteins are encoded in a genomic region of Cyclonatronum proteinivorum:
- a CDS encoding PQQ-dependent sugar dehydrogenase: protein MMVSIRNLYSILPAVLVTMFVLLYSAETVQAQDQELIVTEAFPGVNVNQILGLQPQPGSDNLFIVSQQGRIFRLDRSAQVQQLTTWLDLSSQLISGGERGLLGLAFDPDFEQNRRFYVNYTIANPLRTVISRFTTDENGDPDLASEQQLLIFNQPFSNHNGGDIAFGPDGFLYIASGDGGSGGDPQNNAQNPDNLLGAMLRIDVNTDDASYLIPEDNPFVNGGGMPEIFAWGLRNPWRISFDRESGVLWTGDVGQNAWEAIHIIENGKNYGWNILEGSNCFPPGSNCDPEGLELPVFEYNHNNGDRSITGGFVYRGQKNPSLYGKYIYGDFISGRVWALAFDEETFEAVSNTELINLPMNISSFAQDRDGELYILGYNNGGVFRIVTTPETSAVTQPLAEDSVPATFMMSWDEIPGADTYQYQIGNESSFENILAEGETALVSTEITVAETGQAAWARVRTQNEAGSGAWSEAVPFFIEDPVSVPVSAELPREVVLHPSYPNPFNPTTTLTFELPERAEIRLQVFDSTGRLVSTLATGTVQAGTHQVRFDGSGLASGLYFVRLQTGDMVMTRKMTLVK from the coding sequence ATGATGGTATCTATTCGCAATTTGTATTCAATACTACCCGCAGTATTGGTCACGATGTTTGTGCTTCTTTATTCCGCTGAAACCGTGCAGGCGCAGGATCAGGAGCTTATTGTTACGGAAGCTTTTCCCGGGGTGAATGTAAATCAGATATTAGGCCTGCAACCGCAGCCTGGTTCTGATAATCTGTTCATTGTTTCGCAGCAAGGGCGGATTTTCAGGCTTGACAGGAGTGCGCAAGTGCAGCAGCTTACGACCTGGCTCGATCTTTCTTCGCAGCTCATTTCAGGAGGGGAGCGCGGTTTGCTGGGTTTGGCGTTTGATCCTGATTTTGAGCAAAACCGCCGCTTTTATGTGAACTACACCATTGCCAATCCGCTAAGGACCGTCATATCCAGATTTACCACCGATGAAAACGGGGATCCGGATCTTGCGAGCGAGCAGCAGCTTCTCATATTCAATCAGCCCTTCAGCAATCACAATGGCGGTGATATTGCCTTTGGACCTGACGGGTTTCTTTATATTGCCTCCGGGGATGGCGGAAGCGGCGGGGATCCACAAAACAATGCGCAAAATCCGGACAACCTTCTCGGGGCTATGCTGCGGATTGATGTCAACACGGACGATGCAAGCTATCTGATTCCGGAAGACAATCCTTTTGTAAACGGAGGCGGCATGCCTGAAATATTCGCCTGGGGCCTGCGAAATCCGTGGCGGATTTCGTTTGACCGGGAAAGCGGCGTTCTCTGGACCGGTGATGTAGGCCAAAATGCCTGGGAAGCCATCCATATTATCGAAAACGGCAAAAATTACGGCTGGAATATTCTCGAAGGTTCCAACTGTTTCCCGCCCGGCTCAAACTGCGACCCTGAAGGATTGGAGCTTCCGGTTTTTGAGTACAATCACAACAACGGCGACCGCTCCATCACCGGCGGGTTCGTCTATCGCGGTCAGAAAAATCCTTCTCTTTATGGCAAATACATCTACGGGGATTTTATTTCGGGTCGGGTCTGGGCGCTTGCCTTTGATGAAGAAACCTTTGAAGCCGTATCCAACACAGAGCTCATCAATCTTCCGATGAATATCTCATCTTTCGCGCAGGACAGGGATGGCGAGCTTTACATTTTGGGCTATAACAACGGGGGCGTATTTCGGATTGTCACAACACCCGAGACAAGTGCCGTTACACAGCCGCTTGCTGAGGATTCCGTACCTGCCACATTTATGATGAGCTGGGATGAGATTCCCGGAGCCGACACCTATCAGTATCAGATCGGAAATGAATCATCCTTCGAAAACATCCTTGCAGAAGGCGAAACAGCATTGGTGTCAACGGAAATCACCGTAGCCGAAACGGGTCAGGCGGCATGGGCGCGGGTGCGCACGCAAAATGAAGCCGGCAGCGGGGCATGGAGTGAAGCCGTCCCGTTTTTTATCGAAGATCCGGTTTCGGTTCCGGTCTCGGCCGAGCTTCCGCGGGAAGTTGTGTTGCACCCAAGCTATCCCAACCCCTTCAACCCGACCACAACCCTCACATTTGAACTGCCTGAGCGCGCAGAAATCAGGCTGCAGGTTTTTGATTCGACGGGCAGGCTGGTTTCTACCCTTGCCACGGGTACCGTTCAGGCAGGAACCCATCAGGTACGTTTTGATGGCAGCGGATTGGCAAGCGGCCTGTATTTTGTGCGGCTGCAAACGGGCGATATGGTCATGACGCGCAAAATGACCCTTGTAAAATAA